From Camelina sativa cultivar DH55 chromosome 7, Cs, whole genome shotgun sequence, one genomic window encodes:
- the LOC104704348 gene encoding cysteine-rich receptor-like protein kinase 7, which yields MVTGLFLCGGVSPESCRDCVVFAVNQSLNRCPNQRQAVLYYDECMLRYSHRNILSTLRTIDGYTLSSLINIPTNQQESFRGLVLSMMNQAAREAAASSRKLGAIKANFNASQTLYGLVHCTPDLTAQDCSLCLKTSISQLPTERIGARVLLPSCNSRYELYPFYNESVISSSTLRSPPPTPPARDGNSSVLVVAIVVPIIVAVLLFIAGYCFLAKRAKRTYETTPSFNGDDITTIESLQLDLKTIQAATNYYSEDNKIGRGGFGEVYKGIISNGTEVAVKRLSKSSEQGDTEFKNEVVLVAKLQHINLVRLLGFSIEGEERILVYEYVPNKSLNYVLFDPAEKGQLDWTRRYNIIGGIARGILYLHQDSRLTIIHRDLKASNVLLDADMNPKIADFGMARIFELEQTDENTKRIVGTYGYMAPEYAMRGQFSMKSDVYSFGVLVLEIISGRKNNSFHGTDDSDDLVTYAWRLWNYGTALDLVDPIIIDKCPKSEVVRCIHIGLLCV from the exons ATGGTCACCGGACTTTTCCTTTGCGGAGGCGTCTCGCCGGAAAGTTGTCGTGACTGCGTCGTCTTTGCCGTCAACCAATCCTTAAATCGGTGTCCGAATCAGAGACAGGCCGTGCTATATTACGATGAGTGTATGCTCAGATACTCTCATCGGAATATTCTCTCGACCCTGCGGACGATAGACGGATACACCTTATCCAGCCTCATTAATATTCCAACAAACCAACAAGAGAGTTTCCGAGGATTGGTTTTATCCATGATGAACCAAGCCGCAAGGGAAGCCGCGGCTAGTTCCAGAAAATTGGGTGCGATAAAAGCCAACTTCAATGCGTCTCAGACATTGTACGGACTTGTTCACTGCACCCCTGATCTGACTGCACAAGACTGTTCGCTTTGTTTGAAAACGTCCATCAGTCAATTACCCACTGAAAGAATCGGGGCAAGAGTTCTTTTGCCGAGCTGTAATTCAAGATATGAGTTATACCCATTTTACAACGAATCCGTCATTAGCAGTAGCACACTTCGATCACCACCACCGACGCCTCCTGCCCGAGATG GGAATTCATCTGTGTTAGTGGTAGCCATTGTTGTGCCTATTATAGTGGCTGTGCTGCTTTTCATAGCGGGTTATTGTTTCCTTGCGAAAAGGGCAAAGAGGACTTATGAGACAACACCTTCATTTAATG GGGATGATATAACAACCATAGAATCGTTGCAACTTGATCTCAAAACAATTCAAGCTGCAACAAATTATTATTCAGAGGATAATAAGATTGGTCGGGGTGGATTCGGTGAGGTCTACAAG GGAATAATTTCAAATGGGACTGAAGTTGCGGTGAAGAGACTATCAAAATCATCAGAACAAGGTGACACAGAGTTTAAGAACGAGGTGGTTCTTGTTGCAAAGCTTCAGCACATAAATCTGGTTAGGCTTCTCGGATTTTCtatagaaggagaagaaaggataTTGGTCTACGAGTATGTTCCAAACAAAAGCCTTAATTATGTCCTCTTCG ACCCTGCGGAAAAAGGTCAGCTGGACTGGACTAGACGATACAATATCATTGGAGGAATTGCTCGAGGGATTTTGTATCTTCATCAGGATTCACGACTCACAATCATACATCGTGACTTAAAAGCGAGCAATGTTCTCTTGGATGCGGATATGAATCCAAAAATTGCAGATTTTGGAATGGCTAGGATCTTCGAATTGGAACAAACCgatgaaaacacaaaaagaataGTTGGTACCTA TGGTTACATGGCTCCCGAATATGCCATGCGCGGGCAGTTCTCAATGAAGTCTGATGTCTACAGCTTCGGAGTGTTAGTACTTGAGATTATAAGTGGTAGGAAGAATAACAGCTTCCATGGGACAGATGATTCAGACGACTTGGTCACATAT GCTTGGAGGCTTTGGAATTATGGAACAGCGTTAGACCTCGTGGATCCAATTATCATAGATAAGTGCCCGAAGAGTGAAGTAGTTCGATGCATCCATATCGGGCTGTTGTGCGTTTAA
- the LOC104700417 gene encoding putative cysteine-rich receptor-like protein kinase 9 (The sequence of the model RefSeq protein was modified relative to this genomic sequence to represent the inferred CDS: added 15 bases not found in genome assembly) yields MSSFASFIFLFVLFFLSIIRASVQDLTLLHYVCPSTATYTRNSTYYNNLTTLLSFFSSRNASYSTGFQNATVGQEPDMVTGLFLCGGVSPESCRDCVVFAVNQSLNRCPNQRQAVLYYDECMLRYSHRNILSTLRTIDGYTLSSLINIPTNQQESFRGLVLSMMNQAAREAAASSRKLGAIKANFNASQTLYGLVHCTPDLTAQDCSLCLKTSISQLPTERIGARVLLPSCNSRYELYPFYNESVISSSTLRSPPPTPPARDGQSSLSTSYAFSCSKPKFFQN; encoded by the coding sequence ATGTCTTCTTTCGCCTCTTTCATCTTCCTTTtcgttttgttcttcctctctATCATCAGAGCTTCTGTTCAGGATCTTACGCTCTTACACTATGTTTGTCCAAGTACGGCAACGTATACAAGGAACAGCACTTACTACAACAATCTCACAactcttttgtctttcttctcttcccgCAACGCTTCATACTCCACAGGATTCCAAAACGCCACAGTTGGTCAAGAACCCGACATGGTCACCGGACTTTTCCTTTGCGGAGGCGTCTCGCCGGAAAGTTGTCGTGACTGCGTCGTCTTTGCCGTCAACCAATCCTTAAATCGGTGTCCGAATCAGAGACAGGCCGTGCTATATTACGATGAGTGTATGCTCAGATACTCTCATCGGAATATTCTCTCGACCCTGCGGACGATAGACGGATACACCTTATCCAGCCTCATTAATATTCCAACAAACCAACAAGAGAGTTTCCGAGGATTGGTTTTATCCATGATGAACCAAGCCGCAAGGGAAGCCGCGGCTAGTTCCAGAAAATTGGGTGCGATAAAAGCCAACTTCAATGCGTCTCAGACATTGTACGGACTTGTTCACTGCACCCCTGATCTGACTGCACAAGACTGTTCGCTTTGTTTGAAAACGTCCATCAGTCAATTACCCACTGAAAGAATCGGGGCAAGAGTTCTTTTGCCGAGCTGTAATTCAAGATATGAGTTATACCCATTTTACAACGAATCCGTCATTAGCAGTAGCACACTTCGATCACCACCACCGACGCCTCCTGCCCGAGATGGTCAGAGCTCTCTGTCTACTTCCTATGCTTTTTCATGTTCGAAGCCCAAA